In a genomic window of Thermosynechococcus sp. CL-1:
- a CDS encoding J domain-containing protein, with translation MTDYYDILGLQPGASKEQIKAAYRRLCQECHPDKLPPETPKKARQIVEEHFKQINEAYAYLMEQGDRPPPPTQPATDVRTARSIFDPARMEAVARKLETERQTIQRQYQQSINAIDQQQRQKLACHGLRIDDLDTVDPATKWGNVIQGGILLLVGLLVGSVGGLLGFLGYLWAFFCFWGTLGAMLTKTVSPRKYKILCEIKKETEAAKAAAAQKKERRLQEQSSYIRRHIDYFKTLPLEMLSESFVQNLSDEDQFFLLLAIKEKEDDEQWARTVAAGVEIAAAAGVVLLLS, from the coding sequence ATGACCGACTACTACGACATTCTTGGCTTGCAGCCGGGTGCTTCCAAAGAGCAGATCAAAGCAGCCTATCGCCGCCTCTGCCAAGAGTGCCACCCTGATAAACTGCCTCCTGAGACCCCCAAAAAGGCGCGGCAAATCGTCGAGGAGCACTTCAAGCAAATCAACGAAGCCTATGCCTACCTCATGGAGCAGGGCGATCGCCCGCCCCCACCTACCCAACCAGCAACAGATGTTAGAACTGCCCGCTCCATTTTCGATCCCGCTCGTATGGAAGCCGTAGCTCGGAAACTGGAGACAGAGCGGCAGACCATTCAACGGCAGTATCAGCAATCAATCAATGCTATTGACCAACAACAGCGGCAAAAGCTAGCTTGCCACGGCCTCAGGATTGACGATTTGGATACAGTCGATCCAGCAACAAAATGGGGCAACGTTATTCAGGGGGGGATTCTCTTGTTGGTTGGCCTATTGGTAGGGAGTGTAGGCGGTCTTTTGGGCTTTCTGGGATACCTGTGGGCTTTCTTCTGCTTTTGGGGAACCTTGGGGGCAATGCTGACAAAAACAGTGAGTCCCCGAAAATACAAAATTCTATGTGAGATTAAAAAGGAAACCGAAGCAGCAAAGGCCGCTGCTGCGCAGAAAAAAGAACGACGATTACAGGAGCAATCTAGTTACATTCGTCGTCACATTGACTATTTCAAAACTCTACCCTTGGAAATGCTTTCAGAATCCTTTGTTCAAAATTTAAGTGATGAAGATCAGTTTTTCCTGCTCTTGGCCATCAAAGAAAAAGAGGATGATGAGCAGTGGGCGCGCACAGTTGCAGCCGGTGTAGAGATTGCTGCAGCAGCGGGTGTGGTTCTACTGCTGTCGTAA
- a CDS encoding RAMP superfamily CRISPR-associated protein — MTNNPALQRPQTHKATQRPNSRNAGNSGSGKGGRGNSGGSQKGGNTPPRPSPWLEHPLDPNPKPDQTAGFVEYLRWMRSPDSPAKDGTKVELVTTAEQGDYRQRLQVLTERTHQIAGKGNCFEVTCPWRIRVGGHRGPESILLPAFDNLGIPYIPSSTLRGVARAQAIREVMANQGVPWAEADKLVGQRYFGYLDSRDSSEKAGKIIFLDAYPLPEQKSGGLAVDMANNLWSWDNGNLKYAANPNVFFSLREASFLIGIKPTNHCSPQMLKQVKDWLIRGLTQGIGSQVNAGYGILVESLKQVGRGFFSVDFTVQGQLIHGRQEFTGWRWNDRNQQWQMRGQPEAEVRATAFKSMLRYWFRAFARGVLPPAEVQRLEGMIFGAIQPQPKHGYLRVRVINGRVTQPEARPNEEGKNDPYGEEQGTLVLDYSSEVPDAHKETLKELASNLTWLMFHLGGIGQGARRPCYSRKTRNQAPWWRGSNLIPEDEAPFWELPSSAKEFKEIFQQRLQRFYEALGQLSNHPINPTQPLSIGTVTTDQWAEAIDANCRIVVCSGDPSGEKPYGLALLHDPSLKVNGNYDKNLCGSTGKPSPVWVADLGNYQVITIFGVTQNPRLKFLKHLNTSGGCLQLFPFKSS; from the coding sequence ATGACAAATAACCCTGCATTACAGCGACCTCAAACGCATAAAGCAACCCAGCGTCCCAATTCAAGAAACGCTGGCAATAGCGGTAGTGGTAAAGGTGGCAGAGGCAATAGTGGTGGTTCCCAAAAGGGCGGGAACACTCCACCCCGTCCTTCCCCATGGCTCGAACATCCCCTTGATCCAAATCCCAAGCCCGATCAAACTGCAGGGTTTGTCGAGTATCTGCGCTGGATGCGATCGCCCGATAGCCCCGCCAAAGATGGTACGAAAGTGGAACTAGTGACAACGGCAGAGCAGGGTGACTATCGCCAACGTTTGCAGGTCTTAACAGAGCGCACCCACCAAATTGCCGGCAAAGGCAATTGTTTTGAAGTCACCTGCCCATGGCGCATCCGTGTTGGTGGCCACCGTGGTCCTGAAAGTATCCTTCTGCCTGCCTTTGATAATCTAGGCATTCCCTATATTCCCTCCAGTACCTTGCGGGGCGTTGCTCGTGCCCAAGCCATTCGGGAGGTGATGGCAAACCAAGGTGTACCTTGGGCTGAAGCAGACAAACTCGTCGGCCAGCGTTACTTTGGTTATCTCGACAGCAGGGACTCTAGCGAAAAAGCTGGCAAAATTATTTTCCTCGACGCCTACCCCTTGCCTGAACAAAAGAGCGGGGGACTAGCAGTGGACATGGCCAATAATCTCTGGTCATGGGATAATGGCAACCTCAAGTATGCTGCCAACCCAAACGTGTTCTTTTCCCTGCGAGAAGCTTCATTTCTTATTGGTATTAAACCTACCAATCATTGCTCTCCTCAAATGCTTAAACAGGTCAAGGACTGGTTGATTCGCGGCCTGACCCAAGGGATTGGTTCGCAAGTGAATGCAGGCTACGGCATTTTAGTCGAATCCCTAAAACAGGTGGGGCGTGGCTTCTTTAGTGTGGATTTTACCGTTCAAGGCCAACTCATCCACGGTCGCCAAGAATTTACTGGATGGAGATGGAATGATAGAAATCAACAATGGCAAATGCGGGGACAACCAGAGGCCGAGGTGCGAGCCACAGCCTTCAAGTCAATGCTACGGTACTGGTTTCGCGCCTTTGCGCGGGGGGTGTTGCCCCCAGCAGAAGTCCAACGCCTTGAGGGAATGATTTTTGGCGCAATTCAGCCGCAACCCAAACATGGCTACCTGCGGGTACGGGTGATTAATGGGAGGGTGACCCAACCTGAGGCACGCCCTAATGAGGAAGGTAAAAACGATCCCTATGGAGAAGAACAGGGGACACTGGTATTAGACTATTCTTCTGAAGTTCCTGATGCCCACAAAGAAACGCTAAAAGAGCTGGCAAGCAACTTGACGTGGCTCATGTTTCACTTGGGTGGCATTGGTCAAGGGGCACGTCGCCCTTGCTACTCTCGTAAAACCCGTAACCAAGCACCCTGGTGGCGTGGTTCTAATCTGATTCCTGAAGACGAGGCTCCCTTTTGGGAACTCCCCAGCAGTGCCAAGGAATTCAAAGAAATTTTTCAACAGCGACTTCAAAGGTTTTATGAAGCTTTAGGGCAGCTTAGTAATCACCCAATCAACCCGACTCAACCATTATCCATTGGCACTGTTACTACCGACCAATGGGCAGAAGCAATTGATGCAAACTGCCGTATCGTCGTTTGCAGTGGTGATCCCAGCGGAGAAAAGCCCTACGGCCTTGCCCTTCTTCATGACCCTAGCCTTAAGGTGAATGGTAACTACGACAAAAACCTCTGTGGTTCCACTGGCAAACCCTCGCCAGTTTGGGTGGCTGACTTAGGGAACTATCAAGTTATTACGATTTTTGGGGTCACCCAAAATCCACGACTCAAGTTTCTGAAACACTTGAATACGTCTGGAGGATGTTTGCAACTATTTCCTTTCAAATCTTCTTGA
- the cmr4 gene encoding type III-B CRISPR module RAMP protein Cmr4, whose product MFNLAYLYLLSPLHTGGTTQEGNLLGIARESHTELPYIPSSTIRGRLRASTPHKNRNRLWGNTIEDVMGGENTNLTQGQVWVGDGSLLWVPVPSLSHGVIWISCPMLLHRWQRLTGQSLETVAAYSTNLGNKKPVYLKDAILKGDQLKLWEKWQEWIPIREQTQIQQVLVLPDQHCKTLIETSLWRQVKVKLDQHKTVKGGFRYEEAIPPDTLMYFPWGTVAQLNGAAEKVKSDLRDVFDSHPILQIGGQESLGRGFVQLVPWEVNYGL is encoded by the coding sequence ATGTTTAACCTTGCCTACCTCTACCTTCTCTCCCCCCTGCACACGGGTGGCACCACCCAAGAGGGCAACCTTCTCGGCATTGCGCGGGAGTCCCACACAGAGTTGCCCTACATTCCCTCCAGCACGATTCGGGGTCGCTTGCGTGCCAGTACCCCCCACAAAAACCGCAACCGCCTTTGGGGCAACACCATTGAAGATGTCATGGGCGGCGAAAACACCAACCTTACCCAAGGGCAAGTGTGGGTCGGCGATGGTTCACTCCTGTGGGTACCGGTTCCCTCCCTCAGCCATGGCGTGATCTGGATTAGCTGCCCCATGCTGCTGCATCGTTGGCAACGCCTCACTGGTCAGTCCTTAGAAACAGTCGCTGCCTACAGCACCAATTTAGGTAACAAGAAACCTGTTTATCTCAAGGACGCGATTCTCAAAGGCGATCAGCTCAAACTTTGGGAGAAATGGCAAGAGTGGATTCCGATCCGCGAGCAAACCCAAATTCAACAGGTCTTGGTTCTGCCCGATCAGCACTGCAAAACCCTCATTGAAACCAGCCTGTGGCGACAGGTCAAGGTGAAACTCGATCAACACAAAACCGTTAAAGGCGGTTTTCGCTACGAGGAAGCCATTCCCCCCGATACATTGATGTACTTCCCGTGGGGGACGGTTGCCCAGCTCAATGGCGCCGCAGAAAAAGTGAAAAGCGATCTGCGGGATGTTTTCGATAGCCACCCAATTCTCCAAATTGGTGGTCAAGAAAGCCTTGGTCGCGGCTTTGTCCAACTTGTCCCTTGGGAGGTTAATTATGGCCTTTGA